CGGGTAATAGATGCCCGAGCAAAGGCCTGCTGCGATACCCAGCGGGATGGCTGCAATAAAAAGGGAGGATTGGTTATTTGGGATATAGAACCATGCCCATAGAGTAAGCACTGCCAGGCAGGCCAGGCTGGAGCGTAGAGCTCCCCAGAAATAGAGACGCTTGAGGTAAATGGCAGGGTCTTCGTATTCCCGCTTGATGGGCCTGACGTAGGAGCGCTTGGCGGCCTGGCGTCTTTTTTCTTCCTGTTCTTGTTTGGCCAGGATTTCCAGTGAGGGTTGGAATATTTCCAATTCCCCAAGCTGTTGCCAGTCTGTCATTTGCTTACACCACACCAGGGTGCCGTCCGCGGTGAGCTGTTTGCTCAGGATGAGCTCTCTCATCTTGTCCTCGGTGACGGGGCCGCGGCGAGTGCCGCCAAGGGT
The sequence above is drawn from the Rubritalea squalenifaciens DSM 18772 genome and encodes:
- a CDS encoding DUF4339 domain-containing protein encodes the protein MQSNEWYYTLGGTRRGPVTEDKMRELILSKQLTADGTLVWCKQMTDWQQLGELEIFQPSLEILAKQEQEEKRRQAAKRSYVRPIKREYEDPAIYLKRLYFWGALRSSLACLAVLTLWAWFYIPNNQSSLFIAAIPLGIAAGLCSGIYYPERNCILFKAMAGAIAASSYLLAKLIACVIDLGAITGENLLYGIFITHSVDGITALISSFSLMDFAGAGTSFLIAFALSIHGLTLWAEIYRYRYSCD